The sequence CGACGTGCTCATGGGGGTCCGGATCTCCTCGGCGCGCTTCGGCTGAGAGTTGGGCGCGCTACGTCGGCGTGGTCGAGAGCGGCGCCACCTTCGCGCGGGTCGCGGCGACGTAGTCGGCAGGCGCGAGCAAGATCTGCGTGCCGCGGACGCCCGCCGAGACGCTCACCACATCGAACACGAGGGCCGATTCGTCTACGACCACCGGGAATCCCTTCTTCGAGGCGAGCGCGGTGACGCCGCCGCGGACATACCCCGTGAGCGGCTCCACCTCCTTCAGCGCCACCGGCGCGACCTTCTTGTCCGACATCGCTCGCGCAGCCGCCTTCAGATCGAGCTCGCGCCCCGCGGGCACCACGGCGAAGAACACGCCGGCGCGCTCCCCTCGCACGACCAAGGTCTTCAGGACCTGGGCCTCGGCCAAGCCGATCTTGCGC comes from Myxococcales bacterium and encodes:
- the ybaK gene encoding Cys-tRNA(Pro) deacylase — translated: MPDKTNAARALDRLKIRYTLVGYEVDLADLSAETVARKIGLAEAQVLKTLVVRGERAGVFFAVVPAGRELDLKAAARAMSDKKVAPVALKEVEPLTGYVRGGVTALASKKGFPVVVDESALVFDVVSVSAGVRGTQILLAPADYVAATRAKVAPLSTTPT